Proteins encoded within one genomic window of Candidatus Methylacidiphilales bacterium:
- a CDS encoding glycoside hydrolase family 43 protein, translating into MTSFLLQNPVLPGFHPDPSFCRVGDDYYLATSTFEWFPGVALHHSRDLVHWRPIGHALTRRSHLDLRGVPDSGGSWAPSLSHADGLFWLVYTNVVTTGKGRPFKDMRVFLSTAPNIEGPWSDPVRLNSLGFDPSLFHDEDGRKWIINLRWDHRPGRHRFAGIVAQEYDPVARRLVGPLHELMRKPDKLCEGPNLYRHSGYYYLMQAEGGTGWRHGISMARSRQLLGPYEPDPQPLILTSWEDPDHPLQKAGHGELVETPAGEWWLAHLCSRPLRTGQATTSSTDRHGGDFCVLGRETALQRVEWTEDGWLRLAQGGTLPSLSWPAPSGLKPHPWPLEPQRTLFTGPGLDARWQTLRVPASEDWLSFTARPGWLRLTGRESPQSLHEQSLIARRLTSFAATATARVDFSPTQFTQFGGLVCWYDTRTYFALQITHDEVQGRMLCVTVGDDLVYSEPEDARRSIPDWPCAVCLRARINHGALEFFASPDGNEWTPLGGIFDAHKLSDDYGSAFHFTGAMIGLSCHDVAGQGASMDVEWFELDVPGTSAIF; encoded by the coding sequence GTGACCTCCTTTTTGTTGCAAAACCCCGTATTGCCGGGGTTTCATCCCGATCCCTCCTTCTGTCGCGTGGGGGATGACTATTATCTCGCCACCTCCACCTTCGAGTGGTTTCCAGGTGTGGCCCTGCATCACTCCCGCGATTTGGTGCATTGGCGTCCGATTGGCCACGCTCTGACCCGCCGATCGCATTTGGACCTGCGTGGGGTGCCCGATTCCGGGGGTTCGTGGGCGCCTTCACTCAGTCATGCGGACGGCCTCTTTTGGTTGGTCTATACGAATGTGGTGACAACGGGCAAGGGTCGCCCCTTCAAAGACATGCGGGTTTTTCTTTCCACAGCTCCTAACATCGAAGGTCCCTGGTCGGACCCAGTGCGCCTCAACTCGCTGGGGTTTGATCCGTCGCTCTTTCATGACGAAGACGGACGCAAATGGATCATCAACCTGCGATGGGATCATCGCCCGGGAAGGCATCGATTCGCCGGTATTGTGGCCCAGGAATACGATCCCGTTGCCCGCCGTCTTGTGGGTCCTTTGCATGAACTGATGCGCAAACCGGACAAGCTTTGTGAAGGACCCAATCTCTACCGGCATAGTGGATACTATTATCTCATGCAGGCCGAGGGAGGCACCGGTTGGCGGCATGGCATCAGTATGGCCCGCTCCCGCCAACTCTTGGGCCCATACGAGCCTGATCCGCAACCCCTCATCCTGACTTCGTGGGAGGACCCGGACCATCCCTTGCAAAAAGCCGGCCATGGCGAATTGGTGGAAACCCCTGCTGGCGAATGGTGGCTGGCCCACCTTTGTTCCCGGCCCTTGCGCACAGGCCAGGCGACAACCTCATCCACCGATCGACATGGGGGGGATTTCTGTGTGTTGGGTCGCGAAACGGCCCTGCAACGGGTTGAATGGACAGAGGATGGTTGGTTGCGTCTGGCTCAAGGTGGTACGCTGCCCTCGCTTTCTTGGCCGGCTCCCTCCGGTCTTAAGCCGCATCCATGGCCGTTGGAGCCCCAACGGACCTTGTTTACTGGCCCCGGTCTCGACGCACGCTGGCAAACCTTGCGCGTGCCCGCGAGCGAGGATTGGCTTTCGTTTACCGCCCGGCCCGGATGGTTGCGGCTGACCGGACGCGAATCCCCCCAGTCCCTCCATGAACAAAGTCTGATCGCCCGCCGACTGACCTCATTCGCCGCCACTGCCACCGCGCGCGTCGACTTCAGTCCAACCCAATTCACCCAATTTGGAGGGTTGGTCTGCTGGTATGACACGCGGACATACTTCGCATTGCAGATCACGCATGACGAAGTTCAGGGACGCATGCTCTGTGTCACTGTTGGCGATGACTTGGTTTACAGCGAACCAGAAGACGCGCGACGGTCCATTCCCGACTGGCCTTGTGCCGTTTGCCTGCGGGCGCGCATCAACCACGGGGCCTTGGAGTTTTTCGCCTCGCCGGATGGCAATGAATGGACTCCCCTGGGAGGCATTTTCGATGCACATAAACTTTCGGATGATTATGGCTCTGCATTCCACTTCACCGGGGCCATGATCGGCCTCTCCTGCCACGACGTGGCCGGCCAGGGGGCTAGCATGGATGTGGAATGGTTCGAGCTGGATGTTCCAGGAACGTCTGCGATATTCTGA
- a CDS encoding glycoside hydrolase family 2 TIM barrel-domain containing protein, with protein MKHHLNPSQLLDGIWRFAFLGDNPWEDLPGREWQCVPVPSAFDALPEHAGRRGLAVYETEVCAIPGRPLLLQFGAVSMSARVLVDGTEMFSHACGYSPFSVLVPSSTSTTRRLTVIVDNRFSFESHPMHEEYFDFYQYGGILRSVSARSLPAEGPHVQSVRVLPTESYREGEVEVTLQVGLVAGEWSARLAVNGLDCGLLRSQEGSVASLRVRSRDLRLWSPSNPVMQTLSVTLLDHSGRPIDDASVSFGLRRIESRNGHLWLNGERLVLKGYNRHEWHPNSGPCTSVLQMAADLQLLRGMGCNFVRGSHYPQDQRFLDLCDVMGMLVWEENLGWGQREKPFASETFRRHHAETLRNMVVASWNHPSIILWGFLNEAGTDQEYCGAVIEESVRILKELDPSRLTTYASMFGKIDRHFDKVDVISINQYPGWYCCEGHPSPLDLVAPGILDTVATIDARGYTHKPIIISEIGAEALYGWRDPHNDFYTEHYQAQYVRRACETVLGNDRLSGIALWHFSDARTYGGGRSMVRPRTFNNKGSFDEYRRPKAAVQAVSEVFQRC; from the coding sequence ATGAAACATCACCTCAATCCCTCTCAACTACTCGATGGAATCTGGCGCTTCGCATTTCTGGGGGACAACCCTTGGGAAGATCTCCCCGGACGTGAATGGCAGTGCGTTCCGGTCCCGTCGGCATTCGATGCACTACCCGAGCACGCGGGTCGGCGTGGTTTGGCCGTTTACGAAACGGAGGTGTGCGCCATACCGGGACGTCCTTTGTTATTGCAATTCGGGGCAGTCTCAATGTCGGCCAGAGTTCTCGTCGATGGAACGGAGATGTTTTCGCATGCCTGTGGTTATTCTCCGTTTTCGGTGCTGGTCCCCTCCTCAACCAGCACTACCCGACGTCTGACAGTCATTGTCGACAATCGCTTCTCCTTCGAGAGCCATCCGATGCATGAGGAGTATTTCGATTTTTACCAATATGGCGGCATATTGCGGAGTGTTTCCGCACGCTCCCTGCCTGCGGAAGGTCCCCATGTCCAATCGGTCAGGGTTCTTCCCACCGAGTCCTACCGTGAGGGGGAGGTGGAAGTTACGTTGCAAGTCGGGTTGGTTGCCGGGGAATGGAGCGCCCGTTTGGCAGTGAATGGCTTGGATTGTGGGTTATTGCGCTCCCAGGAAGGATCAGTGGCCTCACTGCGGGTAAGAAGCAGGGACCTCAGATTGTGGAGTCCTTCCAACCCGGTGATGCAGACCCTCTCCGTGACCTTGCTGGACCATTCGGGAAGACCCATTGATGATGCCAGTGTGTCCTTCGGACTCAGGCGGATCGAGTCACGGAACGGACATTTGTGGCTGAATGGCGAGCGTCTAGTTCTGAAAGGTTACAACCGCCACGAGTGGCATCCCAATTCCGGGCCCTGCACCTCTGTCCTTCAGATGGCTGCAGACCTGCAGCTTCTCCGCGGCATGGGATGTAACTTCGTCCGCGGTTCTCACTATCCCCAAGATCAGCGATTTCTCGATCTCTGTGATGTCATGGGCATGCTGGTCTGGGAAGAGAATCTCGGCTGGGGGCAGCGCGAAAAACCTTTCGCCAGCGAAACCTTCCGGCGGCACCACGCCGAAACACTGCGCAACATGGTTGTCGCTAGTTGGAACCACCCCTCGATCATTCTTTGGGGTTTTCTCAACGAGGCGGGGACGGACCAAGAGTATTGCGGTGCTGTCATCGAGGAGTCGGTGCGCATCCTCAAGGAGTTGGACCCCTCCCGGCTTACCACCTATGCCAGCATGTTCGGTAAGATCGACCGGCATTTTGACAAGGTGGATGTGATCAGCATCAATCAATACCCGGGTTGGTATTGTTGTGAGGGGCACCCGTCTCCGCTTGATCTCGTTGCGCCGGGCATTCTCGATACGGTGGCCACGATCGATGCCCGCGGATACACGCACAAACCCATCATCATTTCTGAAATTGGAGCGGAAGCACTCTACGGCTGGCGTGACCCGCATAACGATTTTTATACGGAACATTATCAAGCCCAATACGTGCGGCGTGCCTGCGAGACCGTCCTTGGGAATGACCGCCTGAGTGGCATCGCATTGTGGCACTTCAGCGATGCCCGCACCTACGGGGGAGGGCGGTCCATGGTCCGCCCACGAACCTTCAACAACAAGGGATCCTTCGATGAGTATCGACGGCCTAAGGCGGCGGTTCAGGCTGTTTCCGAAGTTTTCCAGCGGTGCTGA
- a CDS encoding GDSL-type esterase/lipase family protein → MLPSGPPTEGALYVYSPQVVLGETAVGLDAVVLGGKSKSFELAWSQVSGPEGAVIKDAQTRRTQVDGLVAGHYVFRITSRKDGTTLDEKDLVVEVREKPGGGEVVPCHDPRIRIMGRISAEKPGFYGIGWPGVTLKIRFTGTSLRARLKAGWGPPAKFMAIIDGKEEQAAIIPLDMRKVVLVCEGLPDGEHSLELVRMDGAWSGTAEFAGFILDTGARLLEPLPPPQRRIEFYGDSITDGSSMEGYPHNHPYRAYAMSTARLLGADVHLVAKGGLGLLKGFALPQTLPTIYDRALPMSSETLWDFSKWTPQVVVVNILQNDKWTAKDVPAEDFIRVYRQFLQTLRSRYPRALIIAALGSMDAVSEKSPWPVYLKSAVDGYISSSGDRSVDCFIFPHLAQHGHPSPVEAAEMARLLADFIQKKGEIIWNTNL, encoded by the coding sequence ATGCTTCCGTCCGGCCCGCCGACGGAGGGGGCGTTGTATGTTTACAGCCCGCAGGTCGTTTTGGGCGAGACTGCCGTGGGACTGGATGCGGTTGTTTTGGGTGGGAAGTCTAAATCGTTCGAACTGGCCTGGAGCCAGGTGAGTGGACCGGAAGGCGCCGTGATCAAGGATGCCCAAACCCGTCGAACCCAGGTCGATGGCCTGGTTGCCGGACACTACGTTTTTCGGATCACCTCGCGCAAGGATGGCACCACGCTGGACGAAAAGGACTTGGTCGTTGAAGTCCGTGAAAAACCGGGTGGAGGGGAAGTTGTTCCCTGTCATGATCCGCGCATCCGCATCATGGGCCGGATCAGTGCGGAGAAACCGGGATTTTACGGGATCGGCTGGCCGGGAGTGACGCTCAAAATTCGATTCACCGGAACTTCGCTGCGGGCCCGGCTGAAGGCGGGTTGGGGGCCTCCGGCCAAGTTTATGGCCATCATCGACGGCAAGGAAGAACAAGCCGCCATCATCCCTTTGGACATGCGCAAAGTAGTCCTGGTTTGTGAGGGATTGCCGGACGGGGAACACTCCTTGGAATTGGTTCGTATGGACGGTGCTTGGTCCGGAACTGCGGAATTCGCGGGATTTATCCTCGACACGGGCGCTCGATTGTTGGAGCCGCTGCCCCCACCTCAGCGCCGCATTGAATTCTACGGTGATTCCATCACCGATGGATCGAGCATGGAGGGGTATCCGCACAACCATCCCTACCGGGCCTACGCCATGTCGACGGCGCGTCTCCTCGGTGCCGACGTGCATTTGGTCGCCAAGGGAGGATTGGGGCTTCTCAAAGGATTTGCGCTTCCCCAGACGCTTCCCACAATTTATGACCGCGCGCTGCCCATGAGCAGCGAGACCCTTTGGGATTTCTCGAAATGGACGCCCCAAGTGGTGGTCGTTAACATCCTGCAAAACGACAAGTGGACGGCCAAAGACGTGCCTGCTGAAGATTTCATCCGTGTCTACCGGCAGTTTTTGCAAACTTTGCGTTCGCGTTACCCCCGTGCCCTGATTATCGCCGCCCTCGGGAGTATGGATGCCGTTTCGGAAAAAAGCCCATGGCCGGTGTATTTGAAAAGCGCGGTGGACGGATACATTTCGAGTTCTGGAGACCGCAGTGTCGATTGTTTTATTTTTCCACACTTGGCACAGCACGGACACCCCTCTCCTGTGGAAGCCGCGGAGATGGCCCGTCTTCTGGCCGATTTCATCCAAAAGAAGGGCGAAATCATCTGGAATACTAATTTATGA
- a CDS encoding heparinase II/III family protein, giving the protein MSGISTDCLAWKPRVVAPSDVGKWAAITESLHFRDLAGFLETTTQKWSGEPPPAIPSSVYGDFARTGDRRSCETPYLERRQRFAVFAMTALLYPQNSTAEAALWREWEAILAESSWALPAHVPDPSGVDPTCMDLHCSLTAADLAEALSVLGSRVPSEIATRTRQRLDFLFACYAGRVPCHDWGWFRCNHNWNAVTHRGIVGAALAVCEDAPLLQDMITRMRKGLPCYLGGIVDDGGCSEGPSYWAYGFGQFAQLNRLIEARTEGAWSLFEGSPKIRRIAEYGPRFFMETGDLVNFADAPSRTLYANPALWSYLGCRLDLPACLHMAAVSLRAFQENPAMLLDEEHGRFHGLIRFFSMEVADVPPAPASVRRRGLLPDLGVWMDEWSVEGGGVMTVVVKGGHNAEHHNHNDCGTVLLFLNGHRLIGDLGYQRYSKAYFRQGRYSFLATRSWGHGVPVVNGCEQLPGKAAAASLVGCDYAHEESWVEWDLTRCYPMDCGASSIRRKVTICAEPLRVRVQDSFELQRLDSLETALLTHGEVERLENGAILSTRGQRALLSPLDGTSLERIDALEYEDRVGAPILARRLQWIANDALSPRISLGFVVTFPERFAL; this is encoded by the coding sequence ATGTCCGGGATCTCCACCGATTGCCTGGCATGGAAGCCGCGCGTGGTCGCGCCGTCAGATGTTGGCAAATGGGCTGCCATCACCGAATCCCTTCATTTCCGAGACTTGGCTGGTTTCCTGGAAACAACCACGCAGAAGTGGTCCGGGGAACCGCCGCCCGCCATTCCAAGTTCGGTTTATGGTGATTTTGCCCGGACCGGAGATCGCCGAAGCTGCGAGACGCCCTACCTGGAGCGCCGACAACGCTTTGCCGTTTTTGCCATGACGGCCCTGCTTTACCCCCAGAATTCCACTGCGGAGGCTGCGTTGTGGCGGGAATGGGAGGCCATTCTCGCGGAATCCTCATGGGCACTCCCGGCTCACGTTCCTGATCCATCCGGGGTGGATCCCACCTGCATGGATTTGCATTGCAGCCTGACGGCCGCCGACTTGGCGGAGGCCCTTTCTGTTCTCGGCAGTCGGGTACCGTCTGAGATTGCCACTCGCACGCGTCAGCGACTGGATTTCCTTTTTGCCTGTTACGCAGGTCGCGTTCCCTGCCATGACTGGGGCTGGTTTCGTTGCAACCACAACTGGAACGCCGTCACCCACCGCGGAATCGTCGGCGCTGCCCTGGCAGTCTGTGAGGATGCGCCGCTGTTGCAGGACATGATCACCCGCATGAGGAAAGGATTGCCCTGCTACCTGGGTGGGATCGTGGACGACGGAGGCTGTTCGGAGGGGCCCAGCTACTGGGCCTACGGCTTCGGACAGTTTGCCCAATTGAACCGTTTGATCGAGGCCCGCACTGAAGGAGCCTGGAGCCTCTTCGAAGGCTCCCCAAAGATCAGGCGCATCGCGGAGTACGGGCCGCGCTTTTTCATGGAAACCGGGGATTTGGTCAACTTTGCCGATGCCCCAAGCCGGACGTTATACGCCAATCCCGCGCTCTGGTCTTACCTCGGATGTCGGCTGGATCTTCCAGCCTGCTTGCACATGGCCGCAGTTTCACTTCGTGCCTTCCAGGAAAATCCCGCCATGCTTCTCGATGAGGAACATGGCCGTTTTCACGGCTTGATCCGGTTCTTCTCGATGGAGGTTGCAGATGTTCCTCCGGCCCCTGCCTCCGTCAGGCGCCGCGGTCTATTGCCCGATCTCGGAGTCTGGATGGACGAATGGAGCGTCGAAGGTGGGGGCGTCATGACCGTCGTGGTCAAGGGCGGCCACAATGCCGAGCATCACAATCACAATGATTGCGGCACGGTTCTCCTTTTCCTGAACGGCCATCGCCTGATCGGGGACCTCGGGTATCAACGTTACTCCAAGGCTTATTTCCGCCAGGGACGATACAGTTTCCTGGCGACACGATCGTGGGGACACGGAGTGCCGGTGGTGAACGGTTGTGAACAGTTACCGGGAAAGGCCGCCGCTGCCTCGCTTGTCGGCTGCGACTATGCCCATGAAGAATCCTGGGTGGAATGGGACCTGACCCGTTGCTACCCGATGGATTGCGGCGCCTCTTCGATCCGACGGAAGGTGACGATCTGTGCCGAACCACTCAGGGTTCGTGTGCAGGATTCCTTTGAATTGCAGCGTCTCGATTCGCTCGAAACCGCCCTGCTGACCCATGGCGAGGTCGAAAGATTGGAAAATGGGGCCATCCTGTCAACCCGCGGCCAACGCGCCCTGCTCAGCCCGCTGGATGGTACATCGTTGGAGCGGATCGACGCCCTCGAATATGAAGACCGCGTTGGCGCGCCGATCCTTGCCCGCCGTCTTCAATGGATCGCCAACGACGCATTGAGTCCCCGAATTTCGCTTGGTTTTGTGGTCACATTTCCGGAAAGGTTCGCCCTATGA
- a CDS encoding MFS transporter, which translates to MTTNPSPNHIRAKPVIADGDRVPVIQKVAYGLGGMTENLSNQFLKQMYVPVYNIGLGISPAIIGSILVVFRLWDALNDPIMGMISDNTRSRWGRRRPYIVIGAMLTGLVMPFMWLASPSWTQPVIIGYMICVGLVFYTCFTIWGMPYYSLGMEMTPDYNERTRVVAYRAIFAKFVGLFAGWLPALATLPVFANPKTGEPDMASGMRVLGFIMGGIILAFGALPGLVVKERYYTADVVKQPKVKLIKSIRTTLRCQPFQILIAIVLLQTFGSGIVGGLGFYLNIYYVHHGDLAAASVIQGLIGTAMFVPGLLSVPLWTWVSEKVGKTRALVLTILCGFIGNFLTYFCVTPVNPYLQLVPAVFMSAFGFALWMLIPSMQADVADYDELTSHQRREGSFSAVFSWMTKMSGTLTSGLSGFILVWCGFDVVRFGKSQPPEVLQSMLHWYVFLPMIFWIFALSLIPFYKLSRERMAAIRTELEAQRGVI; encoded by the coding sequence ATGACCACCAATCCTTCCCCAAATCATATCCGTGCGAAGCCGGTCATCGCGGACGGCGACCGTGTTCCGGTGATCCAGAAGGTGGCCTATGGCTTGGGTGGGATGACGGAGAATCTTTCCAATCAGTTTCTCAAGCAAATGTATGTTCCGGTTTACAACATTGGCCTGGGCATCAGCCCGGCCATCATCGGGTCCATTCTGGTGGTGTTCCGGCTTTGGGACGCTCTTAACGACCCCATCATGGGTATGATTTCCGACAACACCCGTTCGCGCTGGGGCCGTCGTCGTCCCTACATCGTGATCGGGGCCATGCTCACCGGTCTGGTCATGCCCTTTATGTGGCTCGCCTCGCCCTCATGGACCCAGCCGGTGATCATTGGCTACATGATCTGTGTCGGTCTGGTCTTCTACACCTGCTTCACCATCTGGGGTATGCCCTACTACAGCCTTGGTATGGAAATGACACCCGACTACAACGAGCGCACCCGGGTGGTGGCCTACCGGGCCATCTTTGCCAAATTCGTGGGCCTTTTTGCTGGTTGGCTGCCGGCCCTGGCCACGCTTCCCGTTTTTGCCAATCCAAAAACCGGTGAACCCGACATGGCCAGCGGTATGCGGGTCTTGGGTTTTATCATGGGCGGGATCATCTTGGCCTTCGGGGCCCTTCCCGGGTTGGTGGTGAAGGAACGATATTACACCGCCGATGTGGTGAAGCAGCCGAAGGTGAAGCTCATCAAGAGCATCCGAACCACCTTGCGTTGCCAACCTTTCCAAATCCTCATCGCCATTGTCCTCTTGCAGACTTTCGGCAGCGGCATTGTCGGCGGTCTCGGATTTTACCTCAACATTTACTATGTCCACCACGGTGACCTCGCCGCCGCCTCTGTCATCCAAGGATTGATAGGGACTGCCATGTTCGTTCCCGGACTGCTCAGCGTTCCCCTGTGGACCTGGGTGAGCGAAAAAGTCGGAAAAACCAGGGCGCTGGTCCTCACGATTCTTTGTGGATTCATCGGCAACTTCCTTACCTACTTCTGCGTGACTCCGGTCAACCCCTATCTCCAACTCGTCCCCGCGGTGTTCATGTCGGCTTTTGGCTTCGCGCTCTGGATGTTGATTCCGTCCATGCAAGCCGATGTGGCGGATTATGACGAGCTCACCAGTCACCAGCGAAGGGAGGGCAGCTTCTCTGCGGTTTTCTCTTGGATGACCAAGATGTCGGGAACGCTCACCAGCGGACTCTCCGGATTCATCCTCGTTTGGTGTGGATTCGACGTCGTGCGATTCGGAAAATCCCAGCCCCCGGAAGTTCTCCAATCCATGCTGCACTGGTACGTCTTCCTCCCAATGATCTTCTGGATTTTTGCTTTGTCCCTGATTCCGTTTTACAAACTCAGCCGCGAGCGCATGGCCGCCATCCGCACGGAACTTGAAGCCCAAAGGGGTGTCATCTGA
- a CDS encoding LacI family DNA-binding transcriptional regulator, with amino-acid sequence MGDTHDATKITLQGIADHLGLSRSGVSRALRGHPSIGADTRQRVRQAAEKLGYRPNPYVSALMTHLKARRAPPDHEVIALIIFQESRRELFRYPFVERLVKGTEERARELGYRVEDFLVGKEKITLRRLDSILHHRSIRGLIFAPTPQTRAHATLTFDRYAMIAAGYSLWRPDISRVTANYEHVVATSLRELRRLGYKRIGLAVNKFNDDRVDRRWTGGFLSHSRVPIDCQAAPLLIPDEWTKTNFIRWIRKEKPDAILSPHIEAFHWLREAGISMPDDLGFALLDWSDKFEGVCAGFDQCSNLMGRVMVSQLVTQIERNEVGLPLSPLTTSVKGVWVNGPTITKKPPVYPRLSGNKQKSKF; translated from the coding sequence ATGGGCGATACCCACGACGCCACAAAAATCACCCTTCAAGGGATTGCCGACCACCTTGGGCTCTCCCGATCGGGCGTATCCCGCGCCCTAAGAGGGCACCCTTCCATCGGGGCCGACACCCGCCAGCGGGTTCGCCAAGCGGCAGAAAAACTGGGGTACCGCCCCAACCCCTACGTCTCCGCACTGATGACCCACCTCAAGGCCCGACGTGCCCCGCCAGACCATGAAGTGATCGCACTGATCATCTTCCAGGAGAGTCGGCGGGAACTCTTTCGCTATCCTTTTGTGGAACGGTTGGTCAAGGGTACCGAGGAACGGGCGCGTGAATTGGGTTACCGGGTGGAAGATTTCCTAGTGGGAAAAGAAAAGATCACGCTCCGCCGACTGGATTCCATACTCCACCACCGGAGTATCCGGGGTTTGATTTTTGCCCCCACCCCACAAACCAGGGCGCATGCAACCCTGACCTTTGACCGCTATGCCATGATTGCCGCAGGTTACTCTCTTTGGCGGCCCGACATTTCGCGGGTCACCGCCAATTACGAACACGTGGTGGCCACTTCGTTACGGGAACTGCGTCGGCTGGGATACAAACGTATCGGCTTGGCCGTCAATAAATTCAATGACGACCGTGTGGATCGCCGCTGGACCGGAGGTTTTCTGAGCCATTCCCGTGTTCCCATAGATTGCCAGGCCGCGCCCCTCCTGATTCCAGACGAGTGGACGAAGACGAATTTCATCCGCTGGATACGAAAGGAGAAGCCGGACGCAATCCTCAGCCCGCACATCGAGGCATTCCATTGGCTTCGTGAAGCAGGGATTTCCATGCCTGATGACCTGGGTTTTGCCCTTCTGGATTGGAGCGACAAGTTTGAAGGGGTTTGCGCCGGCTTTGATCAATGCAGTAACCTGATGGGGCGGGTCATGGTCAGCCAGTTGGTTACCCAAATCGAACGCAACGAAGTGGGACTGCCCCTCAGTCCTCTCACCACTTCGGTCAAAGGCGTGTGGGTCAACGGACCAACCATCACCAAAAAGCCCCCCGTCTACCCCCGATTGTCCGGAAATAAACAAAAATCCAAATTCTAA
- a CDS encoding M48 family metallopeptidase translates to MKRQLSTLLSTLLAFSLLCVLVSCVTLDESGKSAFLLTSPEQEAQMGSASFNQLKQSGKTSADPVANAQVQRVAQRLIPQVNVPGAKWEVVVFDDPTPNAFALPGGKIGVHTGILPLTQTDDGLAAVLGHELAHVTLRHGGQRVSQQMAVQLGAAAVDVGLAMNDVRERGYIMSGLGVGATVGIILPFSRSHEYEADRYGLIYMARAGYNPEEAVAFWQRMKAYSEKQGNKPPEWLSTHPADENRIAQLQQLLPEAMKERRKAP, encoded by the coding sequence ATGAAACGTCAGCTTTCCACTTTGCTTTCCACCTTGTTGGCCTTTTCTCTGCTGTGCGTTCTGGTCAGTTGTGTGACCCTGGACGAATCGGGCAAATCCGCCTTCCTCCTCACCTCCCCTGAACAGGAAGCGCAGATGGGTTCGGCTTCCTTCAATCAACTCAAGCAATCCGGCAAGACTTCCGCCGATCCGGTGGCCAATGCCCAGGTCCAAAGGGTGGCCCAGCGCCTCATCCCGCAGGTGAATGTCCCCGGGGCCAAGTGGGAAGTGGTGGTCTTCGACGATCCCACCCCCAACGCCTTCGCCCTGCCCGGAGGTAAAATCGGCGTCCACACAGGCATCCTTCCGCTGACCCAGACCGACGACGGTCTGGCGGCCGTGCTCGGGCACGAACTCGCCCACGTCACCCTTCGCCATGGCGGCCAGCGTGTCTCCCAACAAATGGCGGTGCAACTGGGGGCCGCGGCGGTGGATGTCGGCCTGGCCATGAACGATGTCCGGGAGCGCGGCTATATCATGTCCGGGCTGGGCGTCGGGGCCACGGTGGGAATTATTTTACCATTCAGTCGCAGTCACGAGTATGAAGCCGACCGCTACGGTTTGATCTACATGGCCCGTGCCGGTTACAACCCGGAGGAGGCGGTGGCCTTCTGGCAGCGCATGAAGGCGTATTCCGAAAAGCAGGGCAACAAACCCCCGGAATGGCTCAGCACCCACCCGGCGGACGAGAACCGCATCGCCCAGTTGCAACAACTCCTACCGGAAGCGATGAAAGAACGGCGCAAGGCCCCTTGA
- the yacG gene encoding DNA gyrase inhibitor YacG, which translates to MSRDVPCPNCRKKGPWMEQPSGPFCSPRCKMVDLGKWFGEEHRISGPLGPEHIEEMPDTYEDKDPG; encoded by the coding sequence ATGTCCCGCGATGTCCCCTGTCCAAACTGCCGCAAAAAAGGTCCCTGGATGGAACAGCCCTCCGGCCCCTTCTGCTCCCCCCGTTGCAAAATGGTCGATCTGGGCAAATGGTTCGGCGAGGAACACCGCATCTCCGGCCCGCTCGGTCCGGAGCATATCGAGGAAATGCCGGATACCTACGAGGACAAGGACCCGGGGTAA